A DNA window from Paenibacillus andongensis contains the following coding sequences:
- a CDS encoding AAA family ATPase, with translation MKKILIIGIVTSGKTTLAKRLSKKINVPWYELDSIVHHQTSTGRYKRTAEEQIDVLMEIDKNGTWIFEGTDRESYQCLYQMADTIIFLDTPLWKRRIRILTRFLKQKLGIEKCHYKLDFLMLKMMYKWTRDFEQNRSSFETKLKLYNDKLIRLSNDLNFP, from the coding sequence ATGAAAAAAATCCTCATTATTGGAATTGTAACTAGTGGTAAGACGACATTGGCAAAACGCTTATCAAAGAAAATTAATGTACCTTGGTATGAACTCGATTCCATTGTTCATCATCAAACGTCAACGGGGCGGTATAAGCGTACAGCAGAAGAGCAAATTGATGTATTAATGGAAATTGATAAAAACGGAACGTGGATATTTGAAGGAACTGATAGAGAATCCTATCAATGTTTATATCAAATGGCAGATACAATCATATTTCTTGATACTCCATTGTGGAAGCGTAGAATAAGAATTCTAACTCGATTCCTTAAGCAAAAACTCGGAATTGAAAAGTGTCATTATAAACTAGATTTTTTGATGTTAAAGATGATGTATAAATGGACACGGGATTTTGAACAAAATAGAAGCAGTTTTGAAACCAAGTTAAAACTATACAATGATAAGCTGATCAGATTAAGTAATGACCTGAACTTTCCCTAA
- a CDS encoding ankyrin repeat domain-containing protein, producing the protein MKKFISGLLVGAVASFSSVAIASDTIQALIFPAKININGVTHEVSEEYRILNVDGHAYVPIRYIAENTGTIVGYDQKNQVISLAYGQINLQDPNDKSISIGDLVVETISINLEGLQGHIKVDRVATSYVNLTIEFYDKDGKLLGSTDLSDDFNPGIQSFKTTLSGFNSTGYTTVKVRVNEVRDGVKSHLDNLIASAKQQDEKQIQSTLSQLPSEKLDLLLIEFMKRLYNYDQNACSYLYPYILNTKANVNVIDKVTGYTPLMYASTYFPTMIDPLLKKNADVKKAAKGGSTALIIIAGRNNPDVVKKFLDLGADPNARTDNGGSVLYSAVYPLFRNYTEETVKSVQYLLDANASINVTGPEGKSLLEGFKDFMGISEAKQIYDLLVARGAK; encoded by the coding sequence TTGAAAAAATTTATATCAGGCTTACTTGTGGGGGCAGTTGCTAGTTTTTCCAGCGTGGCGATTGCATCAGATACCATACAAGCATTGATCTTCCCTGCAAAAATTAATATTAATGGTGTCACCCATGAAGTGAGTGAAGAATATCGGATTCTAAATGTGGATGGTCACGCGTATGTCCCAATTCGTTATATAGCAGAGAATACTGGTACGATCGTAGGTTACGACCAAAAAAATCAAGTAATTTCGTTGGCCTATGGGCAAATCAATCTTCAAGATCCAAATGACAAATCGATTTCCATCGGGGATTTAGTTGTTGAAACCATTTCGATTAATTTAGAGGGATTACAAGGACATATAAAAGTTGATCGAGTAGCTACAAGCTATGTGAATTTAACAATTGAATTTTACGATAAAGATGGTAAGTTACTGGGTTCTACCGACCTCTCTGATGATTTTAATCCGGGTATTCAATCTTTTAAAACAACTCTCTCTGGATTTAATTCCACGGGGTATACAACAGTTAAAGTCCGAGTGAATGAAGTACGTGACGGTGTTAAGTCGCACCTTGATAATCTTATTGCTTCTGCTAAACAACAGGATGAAAAACAAATTCAGTCTACTCTTTCACAATTGCCATCTGAGAAACTTGATCTTCTTCTTATAGAATTTATGAAGCGTTTATACAACTATGATCAGAATGCTTGCTCCTATCTGTATCCATATATTTTAAATACAAAAGCAAATGTTAATGTGATCGATAAGGTAACAGGCTATACACCTCTCATGTATGCAAGTACTTATTTCCCAACTATGATAGACCCCTTGTTGAAAAAAAATGCTGATGTTAAAAAAGCTGCAAAAGGTGGTTCTACAGCATTAATCATTATTGCAGGAAGGAATAACCCTGATGTTGTAAAGAAGTTTCTTGATCTTGGAGCAGATCCAAATGCAAGAACTGATAACGGAGGTAGTGTTTTATACTCGGCAGTTTACCCATTATTTAGAAATTATACGGAGGAAACTGTCAAATCCGTTCAGTATCTGCTTGATGCGAATGCATCTATTAATGTTACAGGTCCAGAAGGCAAGTCACTTTTGGAAGGATTTAAAGATTTCATGGGTATATCCGAAGCAAAACAAATTTATGATCTGTTAGTAGCTAGGGGAGCAAAATAG
- a CDS encoding AraC family transcriptional regulator → MDWLDRMKSAMEYIETNLADNISYDEIAQRACCSTYHFQRMFPFITGVSLSEYIRRRRLTLAAFELQTTDAKVIDVALKYGYDSPEAFARAFKNLHGIMPISARDKGVTLKAYPRMSFHISIKGDVEMNYRIEPKGPFEMFGAYGLVNSDPQKVYAEVAQFRQQCDVDGSVEGMNGLLGRFSNTILHAALYDHTGTSFKYMVSYFLPKGLEIPERFTKLSVPALTWAIFPEPQCDLIKLWGRIYSEWFPTSEYEQVEGPSFEMYFGTAGYVSGEIWIPVKKK, encoded by the coding sequence ATGGATTGGTTGGATAGGATGAAAAGCGCCATGGAATATATCGAAACAAACCTAGCGGACAATATCTCATATGATGAAATAGCGCAGAGAGCCTGTTGCTCTACTTATCATTTTCAACGAATGTTTCCTTTTATTACTGGGGTATCGTTATCTGAGTACATTCGACGTAGACGGTTGACATTGGCAGCATTTGAACTACAGACAACAGATGCAAAGGTTATTGATGTAGCTTTGAAATATGGATATGATTCGCCAGAAGCGTTTGCACGGGCGTTTAAGAATCTTCATGGGATAATGCCAATATCTGCGCGCGATAAAGGTGTTACTCTAAAAGCCTATCCTCGAATGTCCTTTCATATTTCAATAAAAGGAGATGTCGAAATGAATTACCGCATCGAACCAAAAGGGCCTTTTGAGATGTTTGGAGCATATGGTCTGGTCAATTCCGATCCCCAAAAAGTATATGCTGAAGTTGCTCAGTTCCGTCAACAATGTGATGTAGATGGAAGTGTTGAAGGGATGAATGGATTACTGGGACGCTTTAGTAACACCATCTTGCACGCTGCCTTATATGATCATACTGGAACATCTTTTAAATACATGGTGAGCTATTTCTTACCAAAAGGACTTGAAATTCCGGAGAGATTTACAAAGCTTTCTGTCCCGGCACTAACGTGGGCGATTTTCCCGGAACCGCAATGTGATTTAATAAAGTTATGGGGAAGGATTTATTCCGAATGGTTTCCGACATCGGAATACGAACAGGTTGAAGGCCCAAGCTTTGAAATGTATTTTGGAACTGCAGGGTATGTGTCTGGGGAGATTTGGATTCCGGTTAAGAAAAAATAA
- a CDS encoding low molecular weight protein tyrosine phosphatase family protein, whose protein sequence is MKVLFICSRNKWRSPTAEKIFHKYNGYDVRSAGTEDGARIKVTSGHIGWADLIFVMEKKHLSRLKDKFGSTLNEKAIWNLDIPDDYGYMDEELIEILKARVSEYIEVPE, encoded by the coding sequence ATAAAAGTTCTGTTTATATGCAGCAGAAACAAATGGCGAAGCCCAACGGCCGAAAAAATATTTCATAAATATAATGGTTATGATGTGAGGTCTGCTGGGACAGAGGATGGTGCTAGGATTAAGGTAACAAGCGGACACATTGGTTGGGCAGATCTCATATTTGTAATGGAAAAAAAGCATTTGAGCCGACTCAAAGATAAATTTGGATCAACACTTAATGAAAAGGCGATCTGGAACCTAGATATACCTGATGATTATGGTTATATGGATGAAGAACTAATTGAAATACTAAAAGCTAGAGTATCGGAATATATTGAAGTCCCAGAGTGA
- a CDS encoding histidine phosphatase family protein, with amino-acid sequence MKLYVVRHGQTEWNYENRVCGITDVQLTDKGEEQAKELSKIVYEKQIDIILTSPLSRAVKTAEILSRAINKDIVIDHRLVEQNYGEFEGTSRDNQNFKEAKRHFSNKLSGGESILQLSQRIFNVLDEIKEKYLNQNVLIVTHGGVCRVINAYFNEQTNDEFYHFHIGNCDLKEYHINR; translated from the coding sequence TTGAAACTATATGTTGTGAGACATGGTCAGACAGAATGGAACTATGAAAATCGAGTTTGTGGAATAACTGATGTCCAGTTAACGGATAAAGGTGAAGAACAAGCAAAAGAACTTTCTAAAATAGTATATGAGAAGCAAATCGACATCATTTTAACTTCACCATTGTCAAGAGCAGTTAAAACAGCTGAAATACTTTCAAGAGCCATTAATAAAGATATTGTTATTGACCACAGACTTGTTGAGCAAAACTATGGGGAATTTGAAGGAACTAGTCGTGACAACCAAAATTTTAAAGAAGCTAAAAGGCATTTTTCGAATAAGCTTTCAGGTGGGGAGTCAATTTTACAATTATCACAAAGAATTTTTAATGTTCTTGATGAAATTAAAGAAAAGTATTTAAATCAAAATGTCTTAATTGTGACCCATGGTGGTGTCTGTAGGGTAATTAATGCTTATTTTAATGAGCAGACCAACGATGAATTTTATCATTTTCATATAGGGAATTGTGATTTGAAAGAATATCACATTAATAGATGA
- a CDS encoding winged helix-turn-helix transcriptional regulator, producing MANAPEKKCPVETTFDVIGGKWKGVILYHLMSGTKRFGELRRIYPQVTHHILTLQLRELEREGIIERKTYDQVPPKVEYSLTEFGKTLNPIILLMKEWGELYNERASRHPHSSDD from the coding sequence ATGGCAAATGCTCCAGAAAAAAAGTGTCCAGTCGAAACGACGTTTGATGTTATTGGTGGAAAGTGGAAAGGGGTGATTCTTTATCACTTAATGAGCGGAACGAAGCGGTTCGGCGAGCTTCGCAGAATTTACCCTCAGGTCACGCATCATATTCTTACCTTGCAATTGCGGGAACTCGAACGTGAAGGGATCATAGAGCGCAAAACGTACGATCAGGTGCCGCCAAAGGTAGAATACTCGCTAACCGAATTTGGTAAAACCTTGAACCCAATTATTTTGCTGATGAAAGAATGGGGAGAGCTTTACAATGAACGAGCAAGCCGGCATCCTCATTCTTCGGACGATTGA
- a CDS encoding SDR family NAD(P)-dependent oxidoreductase: MKRFEGQTAIVTGGGTGMGRAAALRLGREGANVVIAGRRTKELQEVYEEIVSQGGRALAVQTDVADPRQVEALVNKTLDVFGSLDMAWNNAGILGAFSPVHKLSFEDFDTLMSVNLRGVFACLKYEIAAMLDRGIRGSIVNTSSWTAHGAMPGTSGYAASKGALDAMMRTVALEVGPSNIRVNNVSPGMIATPMSQEVLSDETTARPFVKQTPLQRVGQSEDVADVVVWLLSDDARFVTGQSIFVDGGYTIGGLRP; encoded by the coding sequence ATGAAGAGATTTGAGGGCCAGACAGCGATTGTCACTGGAGGCGGCACCGGAATGGGCCGTGCTGCAGCGCTAAGGCTCGGCAGGGAAGGCGCCAATGTCGTCATAGCGGGTCGACGAACAAAAGAGCTTCAAGAAGTTTATGAAGAAATTGTCTCTCAGGGAGGTAGGGCCCTCGCTGTTCAAACTGACGTTGCCGATCCTCGTCAGGTCGAAGCGCTTGTAAACAAGACGCTGGATGTGTTTGGAAGTCTGGATATGGCTTGGAACAACGCCGGCATTCTTGGTGCTTTCTCACCTGTACACAAACTATCCTTTGAAGATTTCGATACTCTGATGTCGGTCAATCTGCGTGGTGTGTTCGCCTGTCTAAAATACGAGATCGCTGCAATGCTCGACCGTGGAATCCGTGGCTCGATCGTTAACACTTCTTCGTGGACAGCGCATGGGGCAATGCCGGGTACTTCAGGCTACGCAGCATCCAAGGGAGCACTCGATGCAATGATGAGAACCGTGGCGTTGGAGGTTGGTCCTAGCAACATTCGAGTTAACAATGTCAGTCCTGGAATGATTGCAACCCCGATGTCGCAGGAGGTTCTAAGCGACGAGACTACGGCGCGTCCCTTCGTCAAGCAAACTCCCTTACAGCGGGTGGGCCAATCCGAAGACGTGGCGGATGTCGTGGTCTGGCTTCTCTCTGACGACGCTCGTTTTGTTACTGGTCAGAGCATATTCGTAGATGGCGGTTACACTATCGGCGGATTACGTCCGTGA
- a CDS encoding IS110 family transposase, which translates to MKFKSQDKQNQLIENITFNHIVVGVDIAQEAHVARAVNFRGVALGNPLVFSNDEDGFKSLDRWIRDLLASFKLSQVIVGMEPTGHYWLSLAGWLKNKAIEAVLVNPHLVKKNKENRDNTRYKSDKKDALVIADMVKNGYYSPVRFHSSEYAELRVLMANRETVVKRLVSAVNQIHRWVDIVFPELRQVFKILTCKGALLTLRLFPLPAELCKLSPDDVIKGWQKSMKRHSGVRRAHLLIDLAKKTIGSKQATHAYKLHLEQLLEEHDLATKQLQRIEKEAKDVVERIPYSGKMLAITGISPIALAGVLGESGDLRGYAHGNALLRHAGLNITEASSGKWKGQLKLSKRGRPRLRHFLYLITMCMVMSNQEFKAIHHYNVQVKKLKKMKSIMKLCGKLARLLVGMARSDEAYNRDKIFVLAA; encoded by the coding sequence ATGAAGTTTAAATCACAAGATAAGCAAAATCAACTCATTGAAAACATTACCTTTAATCATATTGTTGTTGGTGTAGACATTGCTCAGGAGGCCCATGTTGCCAGAGCGGTTAACTTTCGAGGTGTCGCTCTCGGTAATCCTTTAGTGTTTAGTAATGACGAGGATGGATTCAAGTCCCTCGACCGTTGGATTCGCGACTTGTTAGCTTCATTTAAATTATCTCAAGTTATCGTTGGTATGGAACCCACTGGCCATTACTGGCTAAGCCTTGCCGGGTGGCTCAAAAACAAAGCCATTGAAGCCGTACTTGTTAATCCTCACCTAGTTAAAAAGAATAAAGAAAACCGCGACAATACACGCTATAAAAGCGACAAAAAAGATGCTTTAGTTATTGCCGACATGGTGAAAAACGGCTACTACTCCCCTGTCCGCTTCCATTCTTCCGAATACGCGGAGCTGCGAGTGCTTATGGCTAACCGAGAAACGGTCGTTAAACGACTCGTAAGTGCCGTTAACCAGATCCACCGCTGGGTCGACATTGTCTTCCCTGAACTGAGACAAGTCTTTAAAATCTTAACTTGCAAGGGTGCATTGTTAACCCTTCGGCTTTTTCCGCTCCCGGCTGAGCTATGTAAACTAAGTCCTGACGATGTAATTAAAGGATGGCAGAAATCAATGAAGCGGCATTCTGGTGTGCGTAGAGCTCATCTACTCATCGATCTTGCCAAGAAAACTATTGGATCTAAGCAGGCAACACATGCTTACAAACTCCATCTAGAGCAGCTCCTTGAGGAGCATGACTTAGCCACTAAACAACTGCAGAGGATAGAAAAAGAAGCCAAAGACGTTGTTGAACGTATCCCCTATTCAGGAAAAATGCTTGCCATTACTGGAATAAGTCCAATTGCTCTAGCTGGTGTTTTAGGAGAGTCTGGGGATCTTAGAGGTTATGCGCACGGGAACGCTCTACTCCGTCACGCAGGACTTAATATAACCGAAGCAAGCTCTGGGAAATGGAAGGGACAACTGAAGCTCAGCAAACGAGGTCGTCCACGTCTGCGTCACTTTCTTTATTTAATTACGATGTGCATGGTCATGAGTAACCAAGAATTTAAAGCCATACACCACTACAATGTTCAGGTGAAAAAGCTTAAAAAGATGAAGTCTATCATGAAGCTATGTGGAAAGCTAGCTCGACTCTTAGTAGGAATGGCTCGTAGTGATGAAGCTTACAACCGCGATAAAATCTTTGTATTAGCAGCTTAA
- a CDS encoding LysR family transcriptional regulator: MEFRQLAYFVEVARLNNLTRAAERLKVAQPAISQQIRNLERELGVRLFNRSARGVALTEAGKIFFIGAEKTLAEAERAKDSAKGFNNQLRGKVTVGALESVVQTRLPRMLATFRIEYPGIKVFIRENTTRSLLEALKKGELDLALAHEWDDKYLPQLEDSNPPSGICAKSLYNDELVLAVAKGHAFEKHKAVSIRELREESFVSFKEGSRLRSLVYAACIREGFEPIITYECASPRILVAEGLGISILPRLMAETPGPSISIIPLDLPLSRSVAIFSFEGRYLSPAADTFMRYAEKYLGTGIP, encoded by the coding sequence ATGGAGTTTAGACAATTAGCTTACTTCGTTGAAGTCGCGAGATTGAACAATTTAACACGAGCGGCTGAACGGCTGAAAGTCGCCCAACCGGCGATCTCGCAGCAAATCAGAAACCTGGAACGAGAACTTGGTGTAAGGCTGTTTAACCGCTCTGCCCGCGGTGTAGCGCTTACTGAGGCAGGAAAGATATTTTTTATTGGTGCAGAAAAAACATTAGCTGAGGCGGAACGGGCCAAAGATTCCGCCAAAGGATTCAACAACCAGCTAAGAGGGAAGGTAACTGTAGGTGCGCTAGAATCCGTAGTGCAAACCAGACTACCGCGAATGCTGGCAACCTTCAGGATTGAGTATCCGGGGATTAAAGTATTTATAAGGGAGAATACAACCAGATCGCTTCTTGAGGCACTTAAGAAGGGCGAATTGGATCTCGCTCTTGCACATGAATGGGATGATAAATATCTTCCACAGTTGGAAGATTCAAATCCTCCATCTGGAATTTGTGCGAAATCGCTGTATAATGACGAGTTAGTTCTTGCCGTTGCTAAGGGTCATGCATTCGAGAAACATAAAGCGGTTTCTATCCGGGAATTAAGAGAAGAATCGTTTGTATCTTTTAAAGAGGGATCGAGGTTACGTTCACTTGTATATGCGGCGTGCATCAGAGAGGGTTTTGAGCCAATCATTACCTACGAATGCGCTTCTCCGCGGATACTGGTGGCAGAAGGCCTCGGGATTTCGATACTCCCTAGGCTGATGGCAGAGACGCCAGGGCCATCTATTTCGATTATCCCACTGGATCTTCCTCTATCTCGTTCGGTGGCCATCTTTTCCTTCGAGGGACGTTATCTCTCGCCGGCAGCCGATACTTTTATGCGTTATGCAGAAAAGTATCTAGGTACGGGTATTCCATGA
- a CDS encoding stalk domain-containing protein, with protein MRKELKGMVIGFVLTSLLVGGSALAAGYKSTIEVLFNNVNLTVNGKKVASDNILYNGTTYIPLRDVADLLGKKVGWDQASSTASINDPGFVPADNGDASVAWKDGEEDANLSVQFKDRSATVVIGRDHPNGTKMNVIFNEDKFGWPLELDKGSSADIFKPYGDLNDGFSIHATLHDFDGDGNPEIVLTAGNGLVTGHVWVFSYTSVSDVSKINPLKLELSEMIQQKVELDKNKLIIPYGSVGLFNEYDYTNGHFAKSVQ; from the coding sequence GTGCGTAAAGAACTCAAAGGAATGGTAATCGGATTTGTTTTAACCTCACTCTTAGTTGGCGGCTCGGCTCTAGCTGCTGGCTACAAAAGTACAATTGAAGTTTTATTCAACAACGTCAATCTAACGGTGAACGGTAAAAAAGTAGCAAGTGACAATATTCTATACAACGGTACAACCTATATCCCTTTACGTGATGTGGCCGATCTATTAGGAAAAAAAGTTGGATGGGACCAGGCATCGAGTACTGCAAGCATCAACGATCCTGGATTTGTACCAGCGGATAATGGTGACGCCTCGGTGGCTTGGAAAGACGGGGAGGAAGACGCAAACTTATCAGTACAGTTTAAAGACAGAAGCGCAACCGTTGTTATTGGGCGTGATCATCCAAATGGTACAAAAATGAATGTAATCTTTAATGAAGATAAGTTTGGCTGGCCATTGGAATTGGATAAAGGCAGCAGTGCCGACATATTTAAACCTTATGGCGATTTAAACGATGGTTTTAGTATCCACGCAACGCTTCATGATTTCGATGGGGATGGTAACCCAGAGATCGTACTTACCGCAGGCAATGGACTGGTGACCGGCCATGTGTGGGTATTCTCATATACGTCGGTTTCCGACGTATCGAAAATCAATCCATTAAAACTCGAGCTTTCCGAAATGATTCAACAAAAGGTGGAGTTGGATAAGAATAAACTTATCATTCCTTATGGCAGCGTAGGGCTCTTTAATGAGTATGACTATACTAACGGTCATTTCGCTAAGAGTGTTCAATAG
- a CDS encoding FAD-binding protein, which translates to MENNRNWAGNYRYSASELHVPANVEQVQQLVAHSKQIKVLGTRHSFNSIADSTESLISLQNLNQVIALDHANNKVTVEGGIRYGELCQYLHVNGYALHNLASLPHITVAGACATATHGSGDWNGNLATVVDSMEIVQANGDLVVFSREQKVGGIEGAVVGLGGLGVVTKITLDVIPTFQMSQYVYDNLSLVQLKEHFDNVFSSAYSVSLFTDWKNANFNQVWLKRKMTEQSSDQPEPEFFGARIASSHRHPVPGHTAENCSEQMGIPGPWHERLPHFRMDFTPSAGEELQSEYFVPRQDAYHALCALDRIREHISPLLYVSEVRTIAEDNLWMSPCYKQESVAIHFTWKPNWEAVKQVLPIIEKQLAPFQARPHWGKLFTMQPTQLQSLYEKLPDFRQLLLQCDPQGKFLNAFLNIYMM; encoded by the coding sequence GTGGAAAATAATCGTAACTGGGCTGGAAACTACAGGTATAGCGCCTCTGAACTTCATGTTCCTGCAAACGTGGAACAAGTACAACAATTAGTGGCTCACAGTAAGCAAATAAAGGTGCTTGGTACGAGGCACTCGTTTAATAGCATCGCCGATTCTACCGAAAGCCTTATCTCGCTTCAGAATCTTAACCAAGTGATAGCATTAGACCATGCGAACAATAAAGTAACGGTTGAAGGTGGAATCCGGTACGGAGAGCTTTGCCAATATCTTCATGTCAATGGCTATGCGCTTCACAATTTGGCTTCGCTACCGCACATTACCGTTGCTGGTGCTTGTGCTACGGCAACGCATGGATCTGGTGATTGGAATGGCAATCTTGCTACAGTGGTTGATTCTATGGAGATCGTCCAAGCTAATGGGGACTTGGTCGTGTTCTCCCGCGAACAAAAAGTCGGAGGCATCGAAGGTGCGGTCGTTGGACTTGGAGGATTGGGCGTAGTTACTAAAATTACACTGGATGTGATCCCCACATTTCAAATGAGTCAGTATGTATACGACAATCTGTCTCTGGTGCAACTTAAAGAGCACTTTGACAATGTTTTCTCAAGTGCTTATAGTGTCAGCCTATTCACCGATTGGAAGAATGCGAATTTCAATCAAGTCTGGCTAAAGCGGAAAATGACAGAACAATCCTCTGATCAGCCAGAACCTGAGTTTTTTGGCGCGAGAATAGCATCCTCACATCGGCATCCAGTACCAGGACATACAGCGGAAAATTGCAGTGAACAGATGGGCATCCCAGGACCATGGCATGAACGGTTGCCGCACTTTCGTATGGATTTCACCCCAAGTGCTGGAGAGGAGCTACAAAGCGAGTATTTCGTGCCGCGACAAGATGCCTATCATGCATTGTGTGCGCTTGATCGCATACGGGAGCATATCTCGCCACTCCTTTATGTTTCCGAGGTTCGCACCATTGCAGAAGACAATTTGTGGATGAGCCCTTGTTACAAACAGGAGTCGGTTGCTATTCATTTTACATGGAAACCGAACTGGGAGGCAGTCAAACAAGTGTTGCCGATTATCGAAAAGCAACTTGCGCCTTTCCAGGCTCGTCCACATTGGGGGAAGCTGTTTACCATGCAACCCACTCAATTGCAGTCTCTCTACGAGAAACTGCCTGACTTTCGGCAACTTCTCCTTCAGTGTGATCCTCAAGGAAAGTTCCTTAACGCCTTTTTGAATATATATATGATGTAA
- a CDS encoding DinB family protein encodes MNFNMKEAIEVLERTPQALEFFLSGISDTWLKCNEGEGTWNVSEVIEHLIELEEDTWIPRLEYILQEGESKPFPSFDRYSHLNEMSSIEQKLLEFKTLRTQNLTKLKVLIETELNLELTGLHPRLGVVKLRELLSTWVVHDLAHIAQIVRVMADRYRADIGPWKEYIGILKK; translated from the coding sequence ATGAATTTTAATATGAAAGAAGCTATTGAGGTTCTGGAACGTACACCACAAGCATTGGAGTTTTTTTTATCTGGTATATCTGATACATGGTTGAAATGCAATGAAGGCGAAGGAACCTGGAATGTCTCTGAAGTAATTGAACACCTCATTGAGTTAGAGGAAGATACTTGGATACCAAGGTTAGAATATATTCTTCAGGAAGGTGAAAGTAAACCATTTCCCTCATTTGATCGCTACTCTCATTTAAATGAAATGTCATCGATTGAACAAAAGTTACTTGAATTTAAAACGCTTAGAACACAAAATTTAACCAAACTTAAGGTTCTTATTGAAACTGAATTGAATCTTGAATTGACAGGTTTACACCCTAGATTAGGTGTGGTGAAGTTAAGAGAATTACTTTCTACCTGGGTTGTTCATGATTTAGCGCACATTGCTCAAATCGTACGGGTAATGGCCGATAGATACAGGGCGGACATTGGGCCTTGGAAAGAATATATAGGTATATTGAAAAAGTAA
- a CDS encoding RDD family protein, with translation MIEWFYKNEKDIYGPFTTEEMSELIRAGHINKRTLVRKHKLGEWLVAEIYTQFEWNEEKAKVRPWLRLWARYLDSLLFVSLFQSLLDNPSVPFVSPVIDWIVYEPFLISGTGGYVLTMILLLVWIPFESLFLSFVGTTPGKFVFGVRVRNPDGTRLSFSQACKRSFLVWWRGEAAGVPAIYLITYASAYRTLKHKLRQITWDRDMNINVSHRPTSIWIEDLYYVIVAGLVYYSFFG, from the coding sequence TTGATTGAATGGTTCTATAAAAATGAAAAGGATATCTACGGTCCTTTTACTACGGAGGAAATGTCGGAACTAATAAGGGCAGGGCACATTAACAAACGTACGCTTGTAAGGAAACACAAGCTTGGGGAATGGTTAGTAGCCGAAATATATACGCAATTTGAATGGAATGAAGAAAAAGCGAAGGTTAGACCATGGCTCCGATTATGGGCTAGATATTTGGATTCTTTATTATTTGTCTCTTTATTTCAATCATTATTGGATAATCCTTCCGTCCCTTTTGTTTCTCCAGTTATAGATTGGATCGTGTACGAGCCATTTTTAATATCAGGGACAGGGGGGTACGTATTGACAATGATTCTTTTGCTGGTCTGGATACCTTTCGAATCTCTGTTTCTGTCGTTTGTGGGAACAACACCAGGCAAATTTGTATTTGGGGTAAGAGTAAGAAATCCAGATGGCACTAGACTTTCTTTTAGTCAAGCTTGCAAGAGGAGTTTTCTTGTCTGGTGGCGTGGTGAGGCCGCTGGGGTTCCAGCAATCTACTTAATTACGTATGCGTCTGCCTATCGAACATTGAAGCATAAACTGCGACAGATTACATGGGACCGTGATATGAATATTAACGTATCGCATCGGCCTACTTCCATTTGGATCGAAGATCTGTACTATGTTATAGTTGCTGGTCTAGTGTACTATTCCTTCTTTGGTTAA
- a CDS encoding VOC family protein — MTKNKVLRMDNVLIVVDDLEAVKAFFLQLGFELEGETSVEGSSVDRLIGLQNVRATLVFMRTPDGHGRIELDKFHTPDAIRTGPERAPINELGIRRIMFAVDDIDDVVARLLAHGAELVGEVVQYGDTNRLAYIRGPEGIIVGLSEQLK; from the coding sequence ATGACAAAAAATAAAGTACTACGAATGGACAACGTCCTTATCGTCGTTGACGACCTCGAAGCCGTTAAAGCCTTCTTTCTCCAGCTCGGATTCGAGTTGGAGGGCGAAACGAGCGTCGAGGGCTCCTCCGTAGATCGTCTCATTGGCCTTCAGAACGTCCGTGCTACCCTCGTGTTTATGCGCACTCCGGACGGACACGGACGGATCGAGCTGGACAAGTTCCACACGCCGGATGCGATTAGAACTGGGCCGGAGAGGGCTCCGATAAACGAACTCGGGATCCGCCGCATCATGTTCGCTGTCGATGACATCGATGACGTGGTCGCGCGCCTGCTTGCCCATGGCGCCGAACTGGTCGGCGAAGTGGTACAATACGGGGACACGAATCGACTCGCCTACATCCGCGGTCCCGAAGGCATCATCGTCGGATTGAGCGAGCAGCTCAAGTAA